Within Schumannella luteola, the genomic segment GGTGCCCGTCGGGGCGGATGCGGCGCGCGAGCGAGCCGGGATCCGTCGGGACTCTCCGGCGCTGGAGAAGGGCGTGTCGGCACGCTAGCAACGGGGATGGGCCCGCCGTCGGCCGCTGAGTAATAATGCGTCGTTCAGCGTAATAGAACGCAGGGTGATGAAACGGACTCACGAGCGGGAGTGATGCCACGCGGTCGCGAGTGGACTGTGCGGTGGGTGCGTCGCCGCTCGGGCGAAGGCCCGATCATGCGAGGGGCCGGTCGCGCGAGGGTTCGGGCGTGCGGGCCGGTTAAACGACGAAGCGGAGGGAATCCCTCCGTCTGTTAAAGAGTATCCGCGCGCCGGGGGCTTGCCGCAAGACCCCGGTGCGGGTGCAGGATCGTGCACCGTGCCTGCCGAACACACCCCCGCCGCCGCCACCTCCGCCGCCGAAACCGCCGCGCCGCTCTCCGTCTTCGACCTGCCCGACCGTCTCGCGGCGAAGCGTGCGCCCGGGCTCATCGCCGCCGACCAGGCGCACTTCGCCCGCATCGAGGCCGAGCTCGCCCGCCAGCGCGCCGACCTCGCCGCCCGCCTGGCGACGACGCTGCGGATGCCGGGCGGCTCGGGCCAGGATGCGCTCGACCGCGACCAGGAGGTGCACCGCCTCACGGCACGGCTGCGCTCGCTGAGCCGCTTCGGGCTCGATCTGTGCCTGGGGCGGATCGTGCCGGACGCCGCCGGCCCGGCCGGCGCGGAGCCGACCGGAGATGCTGCCGAGTCGACCGGCCCCGCCGACGCCGCGCCCGCATCCGCCGACACCGTCTACATCGGCCGCCTCGGCCTCACCGACCGAGACGGGAACCGCCTGCTCATCGACTGGCGCTCACCCGCCGCAGAGCCCTTCTTCGGCGCGACCCACGCCGACCCGATGGGTCTCGCGAGCAAGCGCCGCTACCGCTGGGCACGCGGCCGCGTGACCGACTACTGGGACGAGGTCTACGTCGCCGACGAGCTGACCGAGCGCACCGAACGGGCCGCGCTCGACGACCAGTCGGCGTTCATCGCGAGCCTCGGCGGCGTGCGCTCGGGGCGGATGCGCGACGTGCTCGGCACGATCCAGGCCGATCAGGATGCGATCATCCGCGCCTCCTCCCGCGGCGCCCTCGTCGTCGACGGCGGCCCCGGAACCGGCAAGACCGTCGTCGCCCTGCACCGCACCGCCTACCTGCTCTACGCCGACCCGCGCCTCTCGCGCAGCCACGGCGGCGTGCTCTTCGTCGGCCCGAGCGCGCGTTACCTCGACTACGTCAGCGACGTGCTGCCGAGCCTCGGCGAAGACGGCGTGCACATCGCGACGCTGCGCGACCTCGTGCCGCAGGGCGGCGAGCTGCCCGACGAGGTCTCCGCCGGGCGCGAGGATGACCCGCCCGTCGCTGCGCTCAAGGCATCCCTGCCCCTGGTCGAGGCGATCGAGCGCGCCGTGCGCCACTACGAGCGCCCGCCGGCCGAGGGCATGGTCGTGCGCACCGACTGGGTGGATGTCGAGCTCGAGCCCGAGGACTGGGAGGACGCCTTCGCGGCCGCCGACCGCTCCACCCCGCACAACGAGCAGCGCGATCAGGTGTGGGAGGAGCTGCTGACGATCCTCATCGACAAGGTCGGCGAGGATGTGCCGCCGCACATCGCCCAGCGCGCGATCACCACCAACGAGGAGCTGCGCGGGGCCTTCGCGAAGGCGTGGCCGCTGCTCGACCCGGCGGGCGTCGTCGCCGACCTCTGGAGCGTGCCGTCGTACCTGCGCGCTTCCGCTCCGTCGCTCTCGTCGGAGGAGATCGCGCTGCTGCAGCGCGCCGACCCGCGCGCGTGGACCGTCAGCGACCTGCCGCTGCTCGACGCCGCCCGGCTGCGCATCGGCGACCCCGAGGCCGCGAAGCTGCGCCGCCAGCGCGAGACCCTGCTCGCCCGCGAGACCGAGCAGCGCGAGACCGTGCTCGACGACCTGCTCAGCTCGGGGATGCTCGACTCCGATACCGACAGCGAGGGCCTGCTGACGATGCTGACCGGCGAGTACGGCGCCG encodes:
- the helR gene encoding RNA polymerase recycling motor ATPase HelR, translating into MPAEHTPAAATSAAETAAPLSVFDLPDRLAAKRAPGLIAADQAHFARIEAELARQRADLAARLATTLRMPGGSGQDALDRDQEVHRLTARLRSLSRFGLDLCLGRIVPDAAGPAGAEPTGDAAESTGPADAAPASADTVYIGRLGLTDRDGNRLLIDWRSPAAEPFFGATHADPMGLASKRRYRWARGRVTDYWDEVYVADELTERTERAALDDQSAFIASLGGVRSGRMRDVLGTIQADQDAIIRASSRGALVVDGGPGTGKTVVALHRTAYLLYADPRLSRSHGGVLFVGPSARYLDYVSDVLPSLGEDGVHIATLRDLVPQGGELPDEVSAGREDDPPVAALKASLPLVEAIERAVRHYERPPAEGMVVRTDWVDVELEPEDWEDAFAAADRSTPHNEQRDQVWEELLTILIDKVGEDVPPHIAQRAITTNEELRGAFAKAWPLLDPAGVVADLWSVPSYLRASAPSLSSEEIALLQRADPRAWTVSDLPLLDAARLRIGDPEAAKLRRQRETLLARETEQRETVLDDLLSSGMLDSDTDSEGLLTMLTGEYGADLREKLIDTGSLPAPDPDALAGPFAHILVDEAQELTDAEWAMLLRRNPSRSFTIVGDRAQARHGFTESWEARLGRVGIGGGAGSGAVSLASLTINYRTPEEVMAAAEPVIHAVFPEANVPSSVRASGIPVEARPLVERDALLDAWLDANDEGVAVVIGDASFAPRPRVASLTPELAKGLEFDLVLLVNPASEPAGADVASSGPASLAPTSIEAAVDRYVAMTRATQQLILLEP